From one Physeter macrocephalus isolate SW-GA chromosome 18, ASM283717v5, whole genome shotgun sequence genomic stretch:
- the LOC102982303 gene encoding zinc finger protein 24-like, with protein MMAVDTRKSAGQLFQAPWGQQGPVMVKVKLEEDHPRNQGLSLPENQPPAWEIFRQQFRHFCYQDSPGPQEALSQLRELCHQWLRPETHTKEQILELLVLEQFLSILPQELQAQLQEHHPESGEEVVTMLENLERKRNVHIGRDYFQPVLWNRRSFCIQ; from the coding sequence ATGATGGCTGTGGACACAAGAAAGTCTGCTGGCCAGCTGTTCCAAGCCCCGTGGGGTCAGCAGGGGCCTGTGATGGTGAAAGTGAAGTTGGAGGAAGACCACCCCAGGAATCAGGGTCTCAGCCTTCCAGAGAACCAGCCTCCTGCCTGGGAGATCTTCAGGCAGCAGTTTAGACACTTCTGCTACCAGGATTCCCCTGGTCCCCAAGAAGCACTGAGCCAGCTCCGGGAGCTCTGCCATCAGTGGCTCAGGCCAGAGACACATACCAAGGAGCAGATCCTGGAGCTGCTGGTGCTGGAGCAGTTCCTCTCCATCCTGCCCCAGGAGCTCCAGGCCCAGCTGCAGGAACATCATCCagagagtggggaggaggtggtgaCCATGCTGGAGAatctggaaagaaagagaaatgtacaCATAGGAAGAGACTA